TGGTAACGCTAAACCGATCATCAGCATATAAGCGATGACCAGCCACTGTATCGCTGCTGACGAGACCGAAAAAGTCTCGCGCAAGACGGGCAGCGCGATGTTAAGCGAAGTCTCGGAAAATAATCCGAGAAAATTAACGACTAAAATACCTAAAATGACCACAAAGGGCCGACGAACTTGTTTATTTGCCATTTTTTGCTCCTGAAAGATAGATTTATGATTGATCGCTGATTTTATTTAATAAATCAGCGAGCTCCTGCTTTTGCTGGTCATTGAGCCGATTTAAAATTGTCCGGCCGGCCTGGCTGCCGTTTATCTGCAATTCATGACACAGCTGGCGGCCTTTTTCTGTCAGATAAACTTGTTTGACACGCTTATCTGCGCTTGAAATACCTGTCTGAAGCAAAGATTTGCTTTTTAGGCGCTCAATCATTCGGCATGCAGCCTGATGACTGATTTTGAGATAATTTTTTAGATCAACAATATCCGCATCCGGATGTGCACGAAAGTAAAACAAAGTCTCTGATTGGTTGGACGTCAACTGATGCTTTTTGAGGTCGACGCTGCGCCAAGCAATCAGCTGATGACCCAGTTTTAAAATTTGGCGTTCAAGTGTAAAGTCCTGGTCTGACAAAGGAACCTCCGTTCAAGAATTATACAACAGGTTGTATAATTTGAGAAACAGTTCGCAGTCAGAACCAACCAGCTTCACGTTTGATACTGCACAATCCAGATGAATTTTCGTTACTATTTAACTATGAGTAAACTTGTTTTAATTCGTCATGGCCAATCAACCGCTAATCGTGATAATGTCTTTACGGGTTGGTCGGATGCACCTTTGACTGATAAAGGCATTGCCCAAGCGCATATTGCCGGGCGTGAGTTAGCAGAATCGGACACTCAATTTGATATCGTCCTCACTTCAGTCCTGCAGCGCGCAATCGTTACCAGCTACATTGTGATGGACGAAATTCATCAGCCTTGGCTGCCGATTATAAAAAGCTGGCGTTTAAATGAACGCCATTATGGCGCTTTGAAAGGCTTAAACAAGGCTAAGACTGCCAAAAAATATGGCGACCAGCAGGTTCGTGAATGGCGCCGCAGCTATACCTTGATGCCGCCGCTTTTACAGCATCCTGATCAGGACCGCCGTTATCGGGCATCGGCCGTGATCGAACCTTTGGGCGAATCAGCTGAGATGTCTTGGCAACGTGTCAAACCTTTTTGGGAGGACCAAATCGCGGCAAACTTAAGGGCATCGAAAAATGTTTTGCTGGTCGCTCACGGCTCTTCCATTCGCGTTCTTTTAAAATTCTTGGATCGGGTTAATGATGCG
The Oenococcus kitaharae DSM 17330 DNA segment above includes these coding regions:
- a CDS encoding MarR family winged helix-turn-helix transcriptional regulator yields the protein MSDQDFTLERQILKLGHQLIAWRSVDLKKHQLTSNQSETLFYFRAHPDADIVDLKNYLKISHQAACRMIERLKSKSLLQTGISSADKRVKQVYLTEKGRQLCHELQINGSQAGRTILNRLNDQQKQELADLLNKISDQS
- a CDS encoding 2,3-bisphosphoglycerate-dependent phosphoglycerate mutase; translated protein: MSKLVLIRHGQSTANRDNVFTGWSDAPLTDKGIAQAHIAGRELAESDTQFDIVLTSVLQRAIVTSYIVMDEIHQPWLPIIKSWRLNERHYGALKGLNKAKTAKKYGDQQVREWRRSYTLMPPLLQHPDQDRRYRASAVIEPLGESAEMSWQRVKPFWEDQIAANLRASKNVLLVAHGSSIRVLLKFLDRVNDADFMNVEVGNGEPIVYDFDNQLHILSKTNL